The window AGAGAACCCTGCTTTTTGTTTTAACAGTTTAACACTATAATGCAATTATCGCTGCATTCCTGGTCCTGTTACATCTTCGGTGGTGAAAACACCATCAACTACATGTATGATACCATTGGAAGCCTCAATATCTGGCTTCACAATCTGTGCACCACCAATAGTAATGTCATTAGCCCTCGCACCGGGAGCTGCACCAGCACCGGTAGTAGCAGTCTCTACCCGAATCTGCTCACCATTGGCCAGATCAATTACCTGCCTGCCAGTGAAACTAGCAGTAGTAACCTCCTGCGCCATTACGTGCATATTAAGTACTCTAATGAGTTCTGCACGGTTCTGGGGGTCAGTTAATTCAGCATAACGTTCTGCAGTCAAATTTGTGAATGCATCATTGGTTGGAATAAATACAGTGATCGGACCTGCGGCAGTAATAGAAGGAGTCAGGTTTGCACTTTCTACCAGCTGAACGAAGGTAGACAAGTTAGGATTCATGCGGGCAAGAGCCAGGACGTCATACTGCTCAGTGTTGTCTATGTCTTCAAACATATCTGCATAGTCAACTTCGTCATTAGACATCTGCTGGGTTGAAATTCCTGTACCTGCAGCCGTTCCATCATACATAGGATCATTGGTCGTGGTACCAGTTGTACCCACGGTTCCAGTGGTTCCAGTGGTTCCGGTCGTACCTACGGTTCCAGTAGTACCGGTAGTGGTACCAGTTGCCATTGGTTCGTTAGTGGTTGTAGATCTGTCAGTGGCTTCATTTGTACTGGTACAGCTAAATGCCGTAAAGGCAAATATTGCCAGCATTGTTATAGGTTTTAAAAATCTCTTTTTCATAGTTGTTTCTTATTTAAAAAATTTTAAAAAGTAAGCTATCAATTACAAAGCTATACATGTTTGTAACTGATTGAACAAGAAATTGTTGACATGGCAAGGCAACATTAATGCTTTAACTTAAAATGTTTTTGCCAGGTTCTCACATATTTAATATACGGCAGCATGGCTGTCTTGGGTTTCCTGTACAGCAAAACACAACCAACAGCAGCTTTTTGGCTTTTACAATGAACGGCTCTTTATATTTCTGTTAAAACCCGGAATCAGATCCGGCTGCTGATACCGGCTGCGGAACTGTATGGGGTATGAATTAGATGTGATTACTGGTCTTTGCCGGCCGCAAGGCAGGCTGTGACAGGGGCTTAAGAGGATTAACTTTTTTAGGCTGAAGTCTTTACTGAAAGGTTTTTTAATATTCTGCGGCTATTTTCCAAACAACCTCGGAGATGCTACGTTTTCTATACAGTAAACATTCTTTAAACTAAAAAATAATTTTTTATGGAACCCAGAACAACATTCAAAGATAGGACAGCAACAGGAAATAACAATCCAGAGCACAAAGAAGGACCGGTAGCTACCATGATTGAGGAGCAAACCGCTAAAGTACCTTCTGATGTATTCCTGTGGGCTGCATTGGGATCTATGGCTGCTTCATTAACCCTGAAGCTGATGGGTCAGGATAAAACAGCTCTTTTTGTAGGTCAGTGGGCTCCTTCGTTCCTGCTTTTAGGTACTTACAATAAGATTGTTAAACTGGAAGGTCACGACTGATCACTTAATAGCTGATCAATTCTTATATAAATAAAGAGAGCACGCAGTTAACTGCGTGCTCTCTTTATTTATATAAGAATGTCTGACCTGCTTTCAGGAACCACTGCATTCTGATTTATTTCATCAGAGAA of the Flammeovirgaceae bacterium 311 genome contains:
- a CDS encoding beta-Ig-H3/fasciclin (COG2335 Secreted and surface protein containing fasciclin-like repeats), translated to MATGTTTGTTGTVGTTGTTGTTGTVGTTGTTTNDPMYDGTAAGTGISTQQMSNDEVDYADMFEDIDNTEQYDVLALARMNPNLSTFVQLVESANLTPSITAAGPITVFIPTNDAFTNLTAERYAELTDPQNRAELIRVLNMHVMAQEVTTASFTGRQVIDLANGEQIRVETATTGAGAAPGARANDITIGGAQIVKPDIEASNGIIHVVDGVFTTEDVTGPGMQR